One genomic segment of bacterium includes these proteins:
- a CDS encoding molybdopterin-dependent oxidoreductase, protein MAYAIIALMTVAASWAALLDAESNLFSLIPAVISSATTLYVINGLSKQEQIVDEIGPMFSRREVFKAAGVIAAVSIAATGAAKLLAQKASVQVERIRIALPKPLKFLPKPPIDPALTTPGLSPLFTPNADFYRIDTSLVVPNISTDDWLLEIVGMVAHPRSLTYKELSARPVFELDDTISCVSNEVGGDLVGNARWLGVRLDDLIREAAPTADADQVLGFSQDGFSAGFPLAALDGRDAMIALGMNGEPLPLAHGFPARIIVPGLYGYVSATKWLTRIELTRFDKKHGYW, encoded by the coding sequence TTGGCTTACGCGATTATTGCGCTTATGACCGTTGCCGCGAGCTGGGCTGCGCTTTTAGATGCCGAGTCGAATCTATTCTCACTCATCCCAGCGGTGATTTCGAGTGCTACAACCCTTTATGTAATTAATGGGCTCAGCAAGCAAGAGCAAATCGTTGATGAAATAGGTCCAATGTTTTCCAGGCGCGAAGTATTTAAAGCTGCAGGAGTAATCGCTGCAGTCAGCATTGCCGCCACGGGGGCAGCTAAATTACTTGCACAGAAAGCAAGTGTTCAGGTTGAGAGAATTAGAATCGCACTTCCAAAACCACTTAAATTTCTACCAAAACCCCCGATAGATCCCGCCCTCACGACACCTGGTTTATCACCTCTATTTACACCCAATGCAGATTTCTATCGAATCGATACCTCATTAGTCGTTCCTAATATTTCAACCGATGATTGGTTATTGGAAATAGTCGGAATGGTGGCACATCCACGAAGCCTTACGTATAAAGAGTTAAGCGCTAGACCCGTTTTTGAACTTGACGACACAATCTCCTGCGTTTCAAATGAAGTCGGTGGCGACCTAGTTGGAAATGCACGTTGGCTAGGTGTTCGACTTGATGATTTGATTCGCGAAGCGGCACCGACTGCTGATGCCGATCAGGTTCTGGGATTTTCTCAAGATGGCTTTAGCGCAGGTTTTCCATTAGCCGCACTAGATGGGCGAGATGCGATGATTGCACTTGGAATGAATGGAGAGCCGCTGCCTTTGGCGCATGGTTTCCCAGCACGAATAATTGTGCCCGGTCTCTATGGTTACGTCTCGGCTACTAAGTGGTTGACACGAATTGAGTTAACGCGCTTTGATAAAAAACATGGATATTGGAT